One segment of Carya illinoinensis cultivar Pawnee chromosome 13, C.illinoinensisPawnee_v1, whole genome shotgun sequence DNA contains the following:
- the LOC122291823 gene encoding hydroxyproline O-arabinosyltransferase PLENTY-like isoform X2 — translation MIGRKNMGRAYPVLLVLLAPVLLLTMIIHNKASNSGSWVVDGLDWVDPVIRIPEKVKRSEDLSSKYHVAVTATDTPYSQWQCRIMYYWYKKVKDMPGSDMGNFTRVLHTGSPDKLMEEIPTFVVDPLPEGLDRGYVVLNRPWAFVQWLEKATIEEEYILMAEPDHIFLKPLPNLADGIQPAGYPFFYIKPTEHEKILRKFYPKGNGPVTDIDPIGNSPVIIKKSLLEEIAPTWVNVSLRMKDDPETDKTFGWVLEMYAYAVASALHGVRHILRKDFMLQPPWDLEVGKNFIIHYTYGCDYNSKLFIPSW, via the exons ATGATCGGAAGGAAAAATATGGGACGTGCGTATCCGGTACTCTTGGTGCTTTTGGCACCGGTACTCTTGTTAACTATGATAATACACAACAAAGCTTCCAATTCAGGAAGTTGGGTTGTGGATGGATTGGACTGGGTTGATCCTGTTATTCGGATACCTGAGAAGGTGAAAAGATCAGAGGATTTGAGTTCAAAGTATCATGTTGCCGTTACAGCAACCGATACACCTTATAGCCAATGGCAGTGTCGGATTATGTACTACTGGTATAAGAAGGTAAAAGACATGCCTGGTTCTGACATGGGAAACTTTACCCGAGTTTTGCATACTGGTAGTCCAGACAAGTTGATGGAGGAGATTCCCACTTTTGTGGTTGATCCTCTTCCCGAGGGCTTGGATCGG GGTTATGTTGTTCTGAATAGACCTTGGGCTTTTGTGCAATGGCTGGAGAAAGCAACAATTGAAGAAGA ATATATTCTAATGGCAGAGCCTgaccatatatttttaaagcCTTTACCTAACTTGGCAGATGGAATCCAACCAGCAGGGTATCCTTTTTTCTACATTAAACCAACTGAGCATGAGAAAATACTTCGGAAATTTTATCCCAAGGGGAATGGTCCTGTGACTGATATTGATCCAATTGGCAATTCTCCTGTAATTATAAAAAAG TCATTGCTGGAGGAAATTGCTCCCACATGGGTGAATGTTTCGTTGAGAATGAAAGATGATCCAGAGACAGATAAGACTTTTGGATGGGTGCTTGAAAT GTATGCATATGCTGTAGCATCTGCATTGCATGGTGTGAGGCATATTCTTCGTAAAGACTTTATGCTGCAG CCTCCATGGGATTTGGAAGTCGGAAAGAATTTCATCATCCATTATACTTATGGATGTGATTATAATTCAAAG TTGTTTATTCCAAGTTGGTAA
- the LOC122291471 gene encoding ABC transporter G family member 23, which translates to MEKREPFVSLFLVVLTPISTLLEFSALESLHRLLSLPLLRIKLRTMAVCFQKQTIEDDSLMLFSASDSQEESSTPSSSFHHSPPQPSQKSKTTCKLNVRNLSYAIHPHRLLDNSFCHLLQKPKPVNILKSVSFVARSSEILAIVGPSGTGKSTLLRLISGRVKENDFDPKSISINDHNISSPALLRKICGFVAQEDNLLPLLTVKETLMFSAKFRLREMNAREKEARVKSLMHDLGLLHVADSFVGDEENRGISGGERKRVSIGVDMIHDPRILLLDEPTSGLDSSSALQVIELLSSMAKGKGRTVILSIHQPGYRILQFIPNFLILSGGSVVHNGSLESLEKAINKLGYEIPLQLNAIEFAMEITSTLEDSYLRTPLSSVEEKEPYSLSIFPEGEMERVLGQHNDSRQTFTSYFSIWFEIMFLCSRFWKIIYRTKQLFLARTMQAIVGGFGLGSVYMKVRRDEGGVTERLGLFAFSLSFLLSSTVEALPIYLQERRVLMKEASRGAYRTSSYMIANTIIFLPFLFVVAVLFATPVYWLVGLNPSVTAFAFFTFIVWLIVLMASSLVLFLSAVSPDFISGNSLICTVLGAFFLFSGYFIPKESIPKYWLFMYYVSLYRYPLDSLLTNEYWSVRSECFSWQAQDHSKCLLTGIDVLKSRGLDKDTRWMNVGIMLCFFLFYRLLCWIILSRRVSNTTI; encoded by the coding sequence ATGGAGAAAAGGGAACCTTTTGTATCTCTCTTTTTGGTTGTTCTAACCCCCATTTCTACCCTACTTGAGTTTTCTGCACTTGAAAGCCTCCACCGCCTCCTATCTCTTCCCCTACTGAGAATTAAGCTCAGAACAATGGCTGTTTGCTTTCAGAAACAAACCATTGAAGACGATTCTTTGATGCTCTTCTCAGCTTCGGATTCCCAAGAAGAATCCAGCACTCCTTCCTCTTCTTTCCATCACTCGCCCCCGCAACCATCACAAAAGTCCAAAACAACTTGCAAACTTAATGTGAGAAATCTTTCCTATGCTATCCACCCACATAGGTTACTCGATAACTCATTTTGTCACCTGTTACAAAAGCCCAAGCCCGTCAACATACTCAAGTCCGTCTCCTTTGTTGCAAGGAGTTCAGAAATTCTTGCCATTGTTGGCCCGAGTGGAACTGGGAAATCTACTTTGCTCAGACTAATATCAGGAAGGGTGAAGGAAAATGACTTCGACCCGAAAAGCATTTCAATCAATGATCACAACATTAGCAGTCCAGCTCTCTTGCGGAAGATTTGTGGGTTTGTCGCGCAAGAAGATAATCTGCTTCCTTTACTCACCGTAAAGGAAACGCTAATGTTCAGCGCCAAGTTTAGGCTCAGAGAAATGAACGCTCGAGAAAAAGAAGCAAGGGTGAAGAGCTTGATGCATGACCTCGGTCTTCTGCATGTAGCAGATAGTTTTGTGGGAGATGAAGAGAACAGAGGGATATCTGGTGGAGAGAGGAAAAGGGTATCCATTGGAGTTGACATGATTCATGACCCTCGAATTTTGCTCCTGGATGAGCCAACGTCAGGCCTAGATAGCAGTTCGGCACTCCAAGTGATTGAGCTCCTTTCTTCCATGGCGAAAGGCAAGGGAAGAACAGTGATTCTATCTATCCACCAACCGGGCTATAGAATCCTTCAATTCATTCCAAACTTCTTGATCCTCTCTGGTGGTTCAGTTGTCCACAATGGTAGCCTTGAATCACTCGAGAAAGCTATAAATAAATTGGGATATGAAATTCCATTGCAGCTAAATGCCATAGAATTCGCCATGGAAATTACAAGTACACTGGAGGATTCATATTTGAGAACTCCCTTGTCCAGTGTAGAAGAGAAGGAGCCTTATTCCCTCTCTATCTTTCCAGAGGGGGAGATGGAGAGAGTACTCGGACAACACAATGATAGCAGACAAACATTTACTAGTTACTTCTCCATTTGGTTTGAGATTATGTTTCTTTGCTCAAGATTTTGGAAGATCATCTACAGAACAAAGCAGTTATTCTTGGCGAGAACGATGCAAGCTATTGTGGGGGGATTTGGGTTGGGAAGCGTATACATGAAAGTGAGAAGAGATGAAGGAGGTGTGACTGAAAGATTGGGCCTATTTGCATTCAGTCttagttttcttctttcttccacaGTCGAAGCTCTTCCAATATACCTCCAAGAGAGGCGTGTTTTGATGAAGGAAGCCTCAAGGGGTGCCTACAGGACATCCTCCTACATGATTGCCAATACAATAATATTTCTGCCATTCTTATTTGTGGTGGCTGTTCTTTTTGCAACTCCAGTATACTGGCTTGTAGGACTCAATCCTTCAGTCACTGCATTTGCATTTTTCACTTTCATTGTCTGGCTTATTGTGTTGATGGCTAGCTCCCTAGTGCTCTTCTTAAGCGCAGTCTCGCCTGATTTCATCTCAGGAAATTCACTCATCTGCACTGTTCTTGGagccttcttcctcttctctggCTACTTCATTCCAAAAGAAAGCATCCCAAAATATTGGCTCTTTATGTACTATGTTTCCCTCTATAGATACCCATTGGATTCACTTCTCACAAACGAGTATTGGAGTGTGAGAAGTGAGTGTTTCTCTTGGCAGGCTCAAGATCATTCCAAGTGTTTGCTGACAGGAATCGATGTCTTGAAGAGCAGAGGACTCGACAAGGACACAAGGTGGATGAATGTGGGCATAATGCTTTGCTTCTTTCTATTCTATCGTCTGCTTTGTTGGATAATTCTTTCTCGAAGAGTTTCCAATACCACAATATGA
- the LOC122291823 gene encoding hydroxyproline O-arabinosyltransferase NOD3-like isoform X1: MIGRKNMGRAYPVLLVLLAPVLLLTMIIHNKASNSGSWVVDGLDWVDPVIRIPEKVKRSEDLSSKYHVAVTATDTPYSQWQCRIMYYWYKKVKDMPGSDMGNFTRVLHTGSPDKLMEEIPTFVVDPLPEGLDRGYVVLNRPWAFVQWLEKATIEEEYILMAEPDHIFLKPLPNLADGIQPAGYPFFYIKPTEHEKILRKFYPKGNGPVTDIDPIGNSPVIIKKSLLEEIAPTWVNVSLRMKDDPETDKTFGWVLEMYAYAVASALHGVRHILRKDFMLQPPWDLEVGKNFIIHYTYGCDYNSKGELTYGKIGEWRFDKRSYLTSPLPRNLSLPPPGVPESVVRLVKLVNEATANIPGWDTLTTGRDLEVR; the protein is encoded by the exons ATGATCGGAAGGAAAAATATGGGACGTGCGTATCCGGTACTCTTGGTGCTTTTGGCACCGGTACTCTTGTTAACTATGATAATACACAACAAAGCTTCCAATTCAGGAAGTTGGGTTGTGGATGGATTGGACTGGGTTGATCCTGTTATTCGGATACCTGAGAAGGTGAAAAGATCAGAGGATTTGAGTTCAAAGTATCATGTTGCCGTTACAGCAACCGATACACCTTATAGCCAATGGCAGTGTCGGATTATGTACTACTGGTATAAGAAGGTAAAAGACATGCCTGGTTCTGACATGGGAAACTTTACCCGAGTTTTGCATACTGGTAGTCCAGACAAGTTGATGGAGGAGATTCCCACTTTTGTGGTTGATCCTCTTCCCGAGGGCTTGGATCGG GGTTATGTTGTTCTGAATAGACCTTGGGCTTTTGTGCAATGGCTGGAGAAAGCAACAATTGAAGAAGA ATATATTCTAATGGCAGAGCCTgaccatatatttttaaagcCTTTACCTAACTTGGCAGATGGAATCCAACCAGCAGGGTATCCTTTTTTCTACATTAAACCAACTGAGCATGAGAAAATACTTCGGAAATTTTATCCCAAGGGGAATGGTCCTGTGACTGATATTGATCCAATTGGCAATTCTCCTGTAATTATAAAAAAG TCATTGCTGGAGGAAATTGCTCCCACATGGGTGAATGTTTCGTTGAGAATGAAAGATGATCCAGAGACAGATAAGACTTTTGGATGGGTGCTTGAAAT GTATGCATATGCTGTAGCATCTGCATTGCATGGTGTGAGGCATATTCTTCGTAAAGACTTTATGCTGCAG CCTCCATGGGATTTGGAAGTCGGAAAGAATTTCATCATCCATTATACTTATGGATGTGATTATAATTCAAAG GGAGAATTAACATATGGGAAGATAGGGGAATGGCGTTTTGACAAGAGATCATATCTTACTAGTCCTCTACCTAGAAATCTCTCCTTACCCCCTCCAGGAGTTCCGGAAAGTGTG GTAAGACTCGTAAAATTGGTGAATGAGGCTACAGCAAATATTCCTGGGTGGGACACATTAACTACTGGCCGAGACCTAGAAGTAAGATAA
- the LOC122291821 gene encoding non-specific phospholipase C2: MAVKEFFSMLFIFLVLLRHNQTYASPIKTIVVLVMENRSFDHMLGWMKKLNPQINGVDGSEWNALSVKDPNSKRIFFDNQSHFVDPDPGHSFQAIREQIFGSNDSSATPAPMNGFAQQAYSMDNTINMSRSVMNGFLPDMVPVYKALVSEFAVFDRWFASMPSSTQPNRLFVHSGTSAGATSNVAALLAKGYPQRTIFQDLDDAGISFGIYFQNLPTTLFYRNLRKLKYLDNFHQYDLSFKKDAKAGKLPGYVVVEQRYFDLKGAPANDDHPSHDVYQGQVFLKEVYETLRASPQWNQTLLVITYDEHGGFYDHVPTPVRGVPSPDGIVGPEPFYFKFDRLGVRVPTIAVSPWIEKATVVHRPNGSPFPTSEYEHSSIPATVRKLFNLSSPFLTKRDQWAGTFEGIVQKRTEPRTDCPEQLPTPVKVRNTEANENAKLSEFQQELLQLAAVLKGDNTFTSYPEKIGKDMNVKQGTEYVDDAVKRFFEAALYAKKMGVDGEQIVQMRPSLTTRPSKSSSKSP, encoded by the exons ATGGCCGTCAAAGAGTTTTTCTCTATGCTCTTCATCTTCCTGGTCTTGCTCCGCCATAACCAAACTTATGCGAGTCCGATCAAAACCATTGTCGTGCTCGTGATGGAGAATCGATCCTTCGACCACATGCTGGGCTGGATGAAGAAGCTCAACCCCCAAATCAATGGCGTGGACGGCTCTGAATGGAACGCTCTCTCCGTCAAGGACCCCAACTCGAAGCGCATCTTCTTCGACAACCAGTCACACTTCGTGGACCCAGATCCCGGCCACTCTTTCCAGGCCATTCGTGAACAAATCTTTGGCTCCAATGACAGCTCCGCCACCCCTGCTCCCATGAACGGCTTTGCTCAGCAGGCCTACTCAATGGACAATACTATCAACATGTCTCGGAGTGTCATGAATGGCTTCCTCCCCGACATGGTTCCTGTGTACAAAGCTCTGGTCTCTGAATTTGCGGTGTTCGACAG ATGGTTTGCTTCCATGCCGAGTTCAACACAGCCAAACCGGCTTTTCGTGCACTCGGGGACTTCAGCAGGAGCAACCAGCAACGTTGCGGCGCTTCTGGCAAAAGGATACCCACAAAGAACCATCTTCCAGGACCTCGATGACGCCGGAATATCCTTCGGAATATACTTCCAAAATCTCCCCACCACTCTGTTTTACAGGAACCTGAGGAAGCTCAAGTACCTGGACAACTTCCACCAGTACGACTTGTCGTTCAAGAAAGACGCCAAGGCCGGGAAGCTCCCGGGCTACGTCGTGGTGGAGCAGCGTTACTTCGACCTCAAAGGGGCACCGGCCAACGACGACCACCCGTCGCACGATGTGTATCAGGGGCAGGTGTTCTTGAAGGAAGTGTACGAGACGCTGAGGGCGAGCCCGCAGTGGAACCAGACGCTCTTGGTGATCACGTACGACGAGCATGGCGGGTTTTACGATCATGTGCCTACGCCGGTGCGCGGGGTTCCGAGTCCGGACGGGATCGTCGGGCCGGAGCCGTTTTACTTCAAGTTTGACCGATTGGGAGTCAGGGTCCCTACCATAGCGGTCTCGCCTTGGATCGAAAAGGCCACTG TTGTTCATAGGCCCAATGGATCTCCTTTTCCGACTTCAGAATATGAACACTCATCCATTCCAGCAACAGTGAGGAAGCTTTTCAACCTTTCCTCTCCCTTTCTAACCAAGAGGGATCAATGGGCTGGTACCTTTGAAGGTATTGTACAAAAAAGGACTGAACCCAGAACAGATTGCCCTG AGCAACTGCCTACTCCTGTCAAGGTCAGGAATACTGAGGCTAATGAAAATGCCAAGCTTAGTGAATTCCAGCAAGAGCTATTACAACTGGCGGCGGTCCTAAAAGGAGATAATACCTTCACAAGTTACCCAGAAAAGATAGGGAAAGACATGAATGTCAAGCAAGGGACAGAGTATGTTGATGATGCAGTGAAACGCTTCTTTGAGGCTGCGCTTTATGCTAAGAAAATGGGAGTAGATGGAGAACAAATTGTCCAAATGAGGCCCTCCCTCACTACAAGGCCATCAAAATCTTCAAGCAAAAgcccttga